Proteins encoded in a region of the Flavobacteriaceae bacterium HL-DH10 genome:
- a CDS encoding nucleotide sugar dehydrogenase, whose product MKVTKICCIGAGYVGGPTMAVIAKKNPDVKVTIVDINQARIDAWNDFDVSKLPIYEPGLAEIVQETRGRNLFFSTEIDKAIDESEMIFISVNTPTKTYGKGKGMSADLKYVELCARNIAKVAKTDKIVVEKSTLPVRTAQAIKSILSNTGSNVKFDILSNPEFLAEGTAIADLLNPDRVLIGGESEEAIESLASIYRSWVPQELILRTNVWSSELSKLTANAFLAQRISSINAISELCEKTEANVNEVAKAIGMDSRIGSKFLKSSVGFGGSCFQKDILNLVYIARSYNLQAVADYWEQVIILNDHQKRRFADHLISTLYNTVSGKKIGLLGWAFKKDTNDTRESAAIYVADYLLNEQANIAVFDPKVSNEKMLSDLNYLNTRSEEENSKLIHAAETPYEALKDAHAVAIMTEWDEFKTYDWRKIYTNMKRPAFIFDGRNLLDKSEMEKIGFEYFSIGQ is encoded by the coding sequence ATGAAAGTAACAAAAATTTGTTGTATTGGAGCTGGATACGTTGGAGGTCCAACAATGGCAGTTATTGCTAAGAAAAACCCCGACGTTAAAGTCACTATTGTAGATATTAATCAAGCTCGTATTGATGCTTGGAATGATTTTGATGTTTCTAAATTACCAATTTACGAACCAGGATTAGCTGAAATTGTACAAGAAACTAGAGGGAGAAATTTATTCTTTTCTACAGAAATAGATAAAGCTATTGACGAATCTGAAATGATTTTTATATCGGTAAACACTCCTACAAAGACTTATGGCAAGGGAAAAGGTATGTCTGCCGATTTAAAATACGTTGAGCTTTGTGCTAGAAATATTGCAAAAGTAGCAAAAACAGACAAAATAGTCGTTGAAAAATCAACGTTACCTGTAAGAACAGCGCAGGCCATAAAAAGCATCTTGAGTAATACAGGAAGTAATGTGAAGTTTGATATTTTATCAAACCCTGAATTTTTAGCTGAAGGGACGGCAATAGCAGATTTATTAAATCCAGATCGTGTTTTAATTGGAGGAGAATCAGAAGAAGCTATAGAAAGTTTAGCCAGTATCTATAGAAGTTGGGTGCCACAAGAGCTAATTTTAAGAACAAATGTTTGGTCTTCAGAATTATCTAAACTAACTGCGAATGCTTTTTTAGCTCAACGCATCTCTTCTATTAATGCTATTTCAGAATTATGTGAAAAAACAGAAGCTAACGTCAATGAAGTTGCTAAAGCAATAGGTATGGATTCTAGAATAGGATCTAAATTCCTTAAATCTTCAGTAGGTTTTGGAGGCTCATGTTTTCAAAAGGATATTTTAAATCTTGTTTACATTGCAAGAAGTTATAATTTACAAGCTGTTGCAGATTATTGGGAACAAGTTATTATACTAAACGACCATCAGAAAAGGCGCTTTGCAGACCATTTAATTAGCACATTATATAATACAGTCTCTGGAAAGAAAATAGGTTTATTAGGGTGGGCTTTCAAAAAAGACACTAATGATACAAGGGAATCTGCTGCTATTTATGTTGCGGACTATTTACTAAATGAGCAAGCCAATATAGCTGTATTTGATCCTAAAGTTTCAAATGAGAAAATGCTATCAGATTTAAACTATTTAAACACAAGATCTGAAGAAGAAAACAGTAAATTGATACATGCAGCTGAAACGCCATACGAGGCTTTAAAAGATGCACATGCTGTTGCTATTATGACAGAATGGGATGAATTTAAAACGTACGATTGGAGAAAAATATACACTAATATGAAAAGACCTGCTTTTATATTTGATGGTAGAAACTTACTTGACAAATCTGAAATGGAAAAAATAGGCTTCGAATATTTTTCAATAGGCCAATAA
- a CDS encoding nucleotide sugar dehydrogenase, whose amino-acid sequence MNKEKIAVIGLGYVGLPLARLFATKYSVVGFDINEKRISELQQGKDVTLEIEEHVLKAVLKDNADSENGLFCSSNINDINDCNYYIVTVPTPIDKNNKPDLTPLYKSSETVAKVLKKGDIVIYESTVYPGATEDECVPILEKISGLKFNSDFFAGYSPERINPGDKEHTVDKILKVTSGSTPEIGVKINSLYASIITAGTYLAPSIKVAEAAKVIENSQRDINIAFVNELAKIFNLMDIDTHAVLEVAGTKWNFLPFKPGLVGGHCIGVDPYYLAQKAQEVGYHPEIILAGRRVNDSMGQYVASEVIKLMVQNDIRIKDAKILNLGITFKENCPDVRNTMAVDVINQLKSFGTEVIIYDPWANIDEVKHEYSLITTNQLPSGKFDAIVLTVAHNEFLTLNFKALLNSNGILYDVKGILKGQVSGRL is encoded by the coding sequence ATGAATAAAGAAAAAATAGCTGTTATAGGATTAGGTTATGTGGGTTTACCACTAGCCCGTTTATTTGCTACTAAATATTCAGTTGTTGGCTTTGATATAAATGAAAAGCGAATTTCAGAATTACAACAAGGAAAAGATGTTACTTTAGAAATAGAAGAACATGTTTTAAAAGCTGTATTAAAAGATAATGCAGATTCTGAGAATGGATTATTTTGTTCTTCTAATATTAATGATATTAATGATTGTAACTATTATATAGTAACGGTACCAACTCCTATCGATAAAAATAATAAACCAGATTTAACACCTTTATATAAATCAAGTGAAACGGTTGCTAAGGTACTTAAAAAAGGAGATATTGTAATTTATGAGTCTACTGTTTATCCTGGTGCAACTGAAGATGAATGTGTGCCTATTTTAGAAAAAATAAGTGGCCTTAAATTCAATTCAGACTTTTTTGCTGGGTATTCTCCAGAACGAATTAATCCAGGAGATAAAGAACATACTGTAGATAAAATATTAAAAGTAACTTCGGGTTCTACTCCAGAAATTGGTGTAAAAATAAATAGTTTATATGCCAGTATTATTACTGCTGGTACATACCTTGCTCCTAGCATTAAAGTAGCTGAAGCCGCTAAAGTTATAGAAAACTCTCAACGCGATATTAATATTGCTTTTGTTAATGAATTAGCAAAAATATTTAATTTAATGGATATTGATACCCATGCAGTGTTGGAAGTAGCTGGCACAAAATGGAATTTCCTTCCTTTTAAACCAGGACTTGTTGGAGGACATTGTATTGGCGTAGACCCTTACTATCTAGCACAAAAAGCACAAGAAGTTGGATATCACCCAGAAATTATTTTAGCTGGTAGACGTGTTAATGATAGCATGGGGCAATATGTAGCTTCTGAGGTAATCAAACTTATGGTACAAAATGATATACGAATTAAGGACGCTAAAATTTTAAACCTAGGCATCACATTTAAAGAAAATTGTCCAGATGTTAGAAATACAATGGCCGTTGATGTGATTAACCAGTTAAAAAGTTTTGGTACTGAAGTAATCATTTACGATCCTTGGGCAAATATTGATGAAGTAAAACACGAATATAGCTTGATCACAACAAATCAATTACCAAGCGGCAAGTTTGATGCTATTGTACTAACAGTAGCCCATAATGAGTTTTTGACCTTGAATTTTAAAGCTTTATTAAATTCTAATGGAATTTTATATGATGTAAAAGGTATTTTAAAAGGACAAGTTAGTGGTAGATTATAA